A window of the Nocardia sp. NBC_01329 genome harbors these coding sequences:
- the rpmG gene encoding 50S ribosomal protein L33 — translation MASKSTDIRPVIKLRSTAGTGYTYVTRKNRRNDPDRMVLRKYDPVVRRHVDFREER, via the coding sequence ATGGCATCCAAATCGACCGATATCCGCCCGGTGATCAAACTCCGCTCCACCGCGGGCACCGGCTACACCTACGTCACCCGCAAGAACCGCCGTAACGACCCCGACCGCATGGTCCTGCGCAAATATGACCCCGTGGTCCGCCGTCACGTCGACTTCCGGGAGGAGCGCTGA
- the sucD gene encoding succinate--CoA ligase subunit alpha codes for MSIFLNKDSKVIVQGITGGEGTKHTALMLKAGTQVVGGVNARKAGTTVSHTDKDGNAIELPVFASVAEAIEKTGADVSIAFVPPKFSKDAIIEAIDAEIPLLVVITEGIPVQDTAYAWAYNVEKGAKTRIIGPNCPGIITPGESLVGITPANISGKGPIGLVSKSGTLTYQMMYELRDFGFSTSIGIGGDPVIGTTHIDAIEAFEKDPETKLIVMIGEIGGDAEERAAAYIQANVTKPVVGYVAGFTAPEGKTMGHAGAIVSGSSGTAQAKKDALEAAGVKVGKTPSETAALAREILEKAAVSA; via the coding sequence ATGTCAATCTTCCTCAACAAGGACTCGAAGGTCATCGTCCAGGGCATCACCGGCGGCGAGGGCACCAAGCACACCGCCCTGATGCTCAAGGCGGGCACCCAGGTCGTCGGCGGTGTGAACGCGCGTAAGGCGGGCACCACCGTCTCGCACACCGACAAAGACGGCAACGCGATCGAACTGCCCGTGTTCGCTTCGGTGGCCGAGGCCATCGAGAAGACCGGCGCCGATGTCTCCATCGCGTTCGTGCCACCGAAGTTCTCCAAGGACGCCATCATCGAGGCCATCGACGCGGAGATCCCGCTGCTCGTGGTCATCACCGAGGGCATCCCGGTACAGGACACCGCCTACGCGTGGGCCTACAACGTCGAGAAGGGCGCCAAGACCCGGATCATCGGCCCCAACTGCCCCGGCATCATCACCCCCGGCGAATCGCTGGTCGGAATCACCCCGGCCAACATCTCCGGCAAGGGCCCGATCGGCCTGGTCTCCAAGTCCGGCACCCTGACCTACCAGATGATGTACGAGCTGCGCGACTTCGGCTTCTCGACCTCCATCGGCATCGGCGGCGACCCGGTCATCGGCACCACCCATATCGACGCCATCGAGGCCTTCGAGAAGGACCCCGAGACGAAGCTGATCGTCATGATCGGTGAGATCGGCGGCGACGCCGAAGAGCGGGCCGCGGCCTACATCCAGGCCAATGTCACCAAGCCGGTCGTCGGCTACGTGGCCGGGTTCACCGCCCCCGAGGGCAAGACCATGGGCCACGCGGGCGCCATCGTCTCCGGCTCCTCGGGCACCGCGCAAGCCAAGAAGGACGCGCTCGAGGCCGCGGGCGTGAAGGTCGGCAAGACGCCGTCCGAAACCGCCGCGCTCGCGCGCGAGATCCTGGAGAAGGCGGCCGTCTCCGCCTGA
- a CDS encoding M23 family metallopeptidase: MNHRGILDPQTDGRPAGRRRENAQPTEGAQSFNAFGAPGDSRARRRPLNTAAASAAADAHRTAADDFWSTNQGWADSQADNWSGADRQQQDNWQQDNWQQGGWQQHEKPAWHSDPNWNTHQGWADAQPWSDTPAQTWHDAGPAPEPSGPARHDRPTTIAEALENAPVAEEDIDEEPRQSRSRGAHRVAAPPSALKGRAAVVAVAAGAVVAAGQCATAEPGDHKQAQQATDYEAAGSVHEIAAQSMAIQDPAVSTNTASPQMLGGNLPADTGRFGEMLANGAQFAEDLAQAEEAKFRPLFSKFASGSYTSGYGARWGVQHLGIDVAAPIGTPIYAVADGEVIDAGPASGFGMWVRLMHADGTVTVYGHVDTTTVSMGEYVFAGDQIATVGNRGFSTGPHCHFEVWLNGSDKIDPVPWLATRGIGLTGSGD; the protein is encoded by the coding sequence ATGAACCACCGCGGCATCCTCGACCCGCAGACCGACGGTCGTCCCGCCGGGCGTCGGCGGGAGAACGCGCAGCCCACCGAAGGGGCCCAATCGTTCAACGCGTTCGGTGCCCCCGGCGACAGCCGAGCCCGTAGGCGCCCCCTCAACACCGCCGCAGCATCCGCCGCGGCCGACGCCCACCGCACCGCGGCCGACGATTTCTGGTCGACCAACCAGGGCTGGGCCGATTCGCAGGCCGACAACTGGTCCGGTGCCGACCGGCAACAGCAGGACAACTGGCAACAGGACAACTGGCAGCAGGGTGGGTGGCAGCAGCACGAAAAGCCCGCCTGGCACAGTGATCCGAACTGGAACACCCATCAGGGCTGGGCCGATGCGCAGCCCTGGTCCGATACCCCGGCGCAGACCTGGCACGATGCCGGCCCTGCACCCGAGCCCAGCGGCCCCGCCCGCCACGACAGACCCACGACGATCGCCGAAGCGCTGGAAAACGCACCGGTCGCCGAAGAGGACATCGATGAGGAGCCGCGGCAATCCCGCTCCCGGGGTGCGCACCGGGTAGCGGCCCCGCCGTCGGCGCTCAAGGGTCGCGCCGCGGTCGTCGCGGTAGCCGCGGGTGCGGTGGTTGCGGCCGGGCAGTGCGCCACCGCGGAGCCCGGCGACCACAAACAGGCCCAGCAGGCCACCGACTACGAGGCCGCCGGATCGGTTCACGAGATCGCCGCCCAGTCGATGGCGATACAGGATCCGGCCGTCTCGACGAACACCGCCTCACCACAGATGCTCGGTGGCAACCTCCCGGCCGATACCGGCCGATTCGGCGAAATGCTGGCCAACGGCGCCCAATTCGCCGAAGATCTCGCCCAGGCCGAGGAAGCCAAATTCCGTCCGCTGTTCTCGAAGTTCGCCAGCGGCTCCTACACCTCCGGATACGGCGCCCGCTGGGGTGTCCAACATCTCGGTATCGATGTGGCCGCACCGATCGGCACCCCGATCTACGCCGTAGCAGACGGTGAGGTCATCGACGCCGGGCCCGCCTCGGGCTTCGGCATGTGGGTCCGGCTCATGCACGCCGACGGCACCGTCACCGTCTACGGACATGTCGACACCACCACCGTCTCGATGGGTGAATACGTGTTCGCGGGAGATCAGATCGCCACCGTCGGCAACCGTGGGTTCTCCACCGGCCCGCACTGCCACTTCGAGGTCTGGCTCAACGGCAGCGACAAAATCGACCCGGTGCCGTGGCTGGCCACTCGTGGCATCGGCCTCACCGGCAGCGGCGACTGA
- the purN gene encoding phosphoribosylglycinamide formyltransferase has protein sequence MTAPEPTDSTPAGLVVLASGTGSLLRALIEAAADSAYPARIHAVGVDRECAAVEHAEAAGIPTFRAAIGDHADRAAWDIALTGTVAGYSPELVVCAGFMKLLGPAFLDRFGGRIINTHPALLPAFPGAHGVRDALAYGVRVTGTTVHLVDSGVDTGPILAQEAVRVDPADDEAGLHERIKVVERRLLVEVVAAVATRGIVSDGRKAVIPDERVLR, from the coding sequence CTGACCGCCCCGGAACCCACCGATTCCACCCCGGCCGGCCTGGTCGTACTCGCCTCGGGGACCGGTTCACTGTTGCGCGCGTTGATCGAGGCCGCGGCGGACTCCGCGTATCCGGCCCGGATCCACGCTGTGGGTGTGGATCGGGAATGCGCCGCTGTCGAGCACGCGGAAGCAGCGGGTATCCCCACCTTCCGGGCCGCGATCGGGGATCACGCCGACCGCGCCGCGTGGGATATCGCGCTCACCGGAACAGTGGCCGGGTATTCGCCCGAACTGGTGGTATGCGCGGGATTCATGAAGCTGCTGGGCCCCGCGTTCCTGGATCGTTTCGGCGGCCGGATCATCAACACCCATCCCGCCCTCCTGCCCGCTTTCCCCGGTGCGCACGGGGTGCGGGACGCGCTGGCCTACGGGGTCCGGGTCACCGGGACCACGGTGCACCTGGTCGACTCCGGTGTGGACACCGGCCCGATCCTGGCCCAGGAAGCCGTCCGGGTCGATCCGGCCGACGACGAGGCGGGCCTGCACGAGCGCATCAAAGTCGTGGAGCGACGGTTACTGGTGGAAGTGGTCGCCGCCGTCGCGACCCGCGGAATTGTCTCCGATGGACGAAAGGCAGTTATCCCTGATGAGCGAGTTCTCCGGTGA
- a CDS encoding cell division protein PerM — translation MSSPRTSSNHPLRGARGSSPRSGDVPGFLSLPPDRARVLLFVAFRPAAFALAAIVATMLVTLFTAGSDLTGLSGAVAAGWLAVHQVPLLIGTTTVGLLPVLPTALLLWAAAREAVAATDIEPTRAELGWLCGAAVGGPLLITAVCLAVTEDASGSIALQRPNPLTAFGWVLLLHLTAVLCGVAFRCREQIFEGLPYDVIAAAYVAGRSVLRLLAAAAVLLALALMVQWARVGETYGSTEGFVDVLGLTLLSLLYLPNTVVAGVGVLVGPGIQFGDASIGVFTVVGGPIPAVPVVAAVPTGPAVLWWAVLLLVPAAVGVYGGVESARVSYDRPGAPWALFASAGLGSAALTAFAALSGGELGNFGRLGVDLPVFALAVFAWLAIPGYAGLLFARTFVVSFPTPLMRHPDALFDPDDADPDYDEDHYPDESESVRPRTDRALPSGRLPELPGDTATGSAGRYADLLDHPHAESPGPERPLEVDAEVVEEQPGRPGRGSLAAAAEAAPEIVDAEVVESDAPDGEAGDSH, via the coding sequence ATGAGCTCCCCGCGTACCTCGTCGAATCACCCGCTCCGGGGCGCGCGCGGGAGCTCGCCGCGTTCCGGCGATGTGCCGGGGTTTCTCTCGCTGCCACCCGACCGTGCCCGGGTGCTCCTCTTCGTGGCCTTCCGGCCCGCCGCTTTCGCATTGGCGGCCATCGTCGCCACCATGCTGGTGACCCTTTTCACCGCGGGCAGCGATCTCACCGGTCTCAGCGGTGCGGTTGCCGCGGGCTGGCTCGCCGTGCACCAGGTGCCGTTGCTCATCGGCACCACTACGGTGGGCCTGCTACCGGTGCTGCCGACGGCACTGCTGCTGTGGGCAGCGGCCCGGGAAGCCGTCGCTGCTACCGATATCGAACCCACCCGGGCCGAACTGGGCTGGCTCTGCGGTGCGGCTGTGGGCGGGCCGCTGCTCATCACGGCGGTATGCCTGGCGGTGACCGAGGACGCGTCCGGATCCATTGCCCTGCAACGTCCTAATCCGTTGACCGCCTTCGGCTGGGTGCTGCTGCTGCACTTGACGGCTGTGCTGTGCGGTGTCGCGTTCCGGTGCCGGGAACAGATATTCGAGGGTCTGCCCTACGACGTGATCGCCGCCGCGTATGTGGCGGGGCGGTCGGTGCTGCGTTTACTCGCCGCCGCGGCTGTCCTGCTGGCGCTGGCTCTGATGGTGCAGTGGGCGCGCGTCGGTGAGACCTACGGCTCCACAGAAGGGTTCGTGGACGTCCTCGGGCTCACCCTGCTCTCGCTGCTGTACCTGCCCAACACGGTGGTGGCCGGTGTGGGAGTGCTGGTGGGTCCGGGCATCCAGTTCGGTGACGCGTCGATCGGAGTTTTCACGGTTGTCGGCGGGCCGATTCCGGCGGTACCGGTAGTGGCCGCAGTGCCGACCGGTCCGGCAGTGCTCTGGTGGGCCGTATTGTTGCTGGTCCCGGCTGCCGTGGGCGTGTACGGGGGTGTGGAATCGGCCCGGGTGAGCTACGACCGTCCCGGTGCGCCCTGGGCACTGTTCGCCTCTGCCGGGCTCGGGAGCGCGGCTCTCACCGCGTTTGCCGCGCTGTCCGGCGGAGAACTGGGAAATTTCGGCAGGCTGGGTGTGGACCTGCCGGTGTTCGCCCTGGCGGTGTTCGCCTGGCTGGCGATCCCCGGCTACGCGGGCCTGCTGTTCGCACGGACTTTCGTGGTCTCGTTCCCCACACCGCTGATGCGCCACCCGGACGCGCTCTTCGACCCTGACGACGCAGACCCCGACTACGACGAGGACCACTATCCGGACGAGTCGGAGTCCGTCCGCCCTCGAACGGACCGCGCGCTTCCGTCCGGGCGGCTCCCGGAGCTCCCGGGCGATACCGCGACCGGCTCGGCCGGTCGCTATGCCGATCTGCTCGATCACCCGCACGCCGAGTCGCCCGGTCCGGAGCGACCGCTGGAGGTCGACGCCGAGGTTGTGGAGGAACAGCCGGGCAGGCCGGGCCGTGGCTCCCTCGCCGCCGCCGCGGAGGCAGCGCCCGAGATCGTGGACGCCGAAGTGGTCGAATCGGATGCGCCGGACGGCGAGGCCGGGGACAGCCACTAG
- the rpmB gene encoding 50S ribosomal protein L28, protein MSAHCQVTGRKPGFGKAVSHSHKRTNRRWDPNIQRKTYYLPSEGRRITLDVSAKGIKTIDRDGIEAVVARLRARGTRI, encoded by the coding sequence ATGTCGGCGCACTGTCAGGTCACCGGCCGCAAGCCCGGATTCGGCAAGGCCGTCTCGCATTCACACAAACGCACCAACCGGCGCTGGGACCCGAACATCCAGCGCAAGACCTACTACCTGCCCAGCGAGGGCCGCCGGATAACCCTCGACGTATCCGCGAAGGGCATCAAGACCATCGACCGGGACGGAATCGAGGCCGTGGTGGCCCGGCTGCGTGCCCGCGGGACGCGGATCTGA
- the rpsR gene encoding 30S ribosomal protein S18: MAIKRGPSKKVRAEQARRPKKNPLIAAGIETVDYKDVNLLRTFISDRGKIRSRRVTGLTPQQQRQVAVAVKNAREMALLPFTSR; encoded by the coding sequence ATGGCAATCAAACGAGGCCCGTCGAAGAAGGTCCGCGCCGAACAGGCCCGCCGGCCCAAGAAGAATCCACTCATCGCCGCGGGTATCGAGACGGTCGACTACAAAGACGTGAACCTGCTGCGCACCTTCATCTCCGATCGCGGCAAGATCCGCAGCCGCCGGGTCACCGGCCTGACCCCGCAGCAGCAGCGACAGGTCGCGGTCGCGGTGAAGAACGCACGCGAAATGGCGCTACTGCCCTTCACCAGCCGCTGA
- the mrf gene encoding ribosome hibernation factor-recruiting GTPase MRF: MSHSAQLPEDIGPGDRRTPVVVVAGLHGDPGGSVDLVAEALGAAPDTVVVRHDLSGLGEGIVRRTVRHGGKTTVSIHELAHGCVSCTLKADLLPLLCTLAARDSVHRIVLALDPAVEAESVCRGIAEVVVAGVVGRVDGPAARDVRVGAVLTGIDARTWLAAATGDEALDELGWAWADDDRTIAQLAVGQVDFADALVVTGSDAVDPLERARLGAVLSRLNPRAPALWAGADTTVTPDAVENLLMRIPAGSRRGRDFDAHAPLLRGQPPLAPECGVELVEFASRRPFHPDRLHDALDVLFEGVVTARGRVWLATQPDEVVWLESAGGGLRIGGAGRWLAAMTEAERAEVEPERAAMAGLRWDDRFGDRDNSLVVLVHTADPDEIRAALEQALVDDAELRLVERAPGQVARWPDPFGEWHTDPCVPEEPHPAATGEGRGGDTGESARKEK; this comes from the coding sequence GTGTCCCATTCCGCACAACTCCCAGAAGACATCGGTCCCGGCGACCGGCGCACGCCTGTCGTGGTGGTCGCGGGCCTGCACGGTGACCCGGGCGGGTCCGTCGATCTCGTCGCGGAAGCGCTCGGCGCGGCCCCGGACACGGTGGTGGTTCGGCACGATCTCTCCGGCCTCGGAGAAGGGATCGTGCGGCGCACCGTCCGCCACGGCGGCAAGACGACGGTCTCGATACACGAACTCGCGCACGGCTGTGTCTCGTGCACCCTGAAAGCGGACCTGCTGCCGCTGCTGTGCACTCTCGCGGCCCGCGATTCGGTGCATCGGATCGTGCTCGCCCTGGACCCGGCCGTCGAAGCGGAATCGGTGTGCCGGGGCATCGCCGAGGTGGTCGTCGCCGGTGTCGTCGGCCGGGTCGACGGGCCCGCCGCCCGTGACGTCCGGGTCGGCGCCGTGCTCACTGGCATCGACGCACGCACCTGGCTTGCCGCGGCGACCGGGGACGAAGCGCTGGACGAACTCGGCTGGGCGTGGGCCGACGACGACCGCACGATCGCCCAACTGGCGGTCGGACAGGTCGATTTCGCGGATGCCCTGGTCGTGACCGGAAGCGACGCCGTGGACCCACTGGAACGGGCTCGCCTCGGCGCGGTGCTGTCCCGGTTGAATCCGCGCGCTCCGGCGCTGTGGGCCGGAGCGGACACGACAGTGACGCCCGATGCGGTCGAGAATCTGCTGATGCGTATTCCGGCCGGGTCCCGCCGTGGGCGGGATTTCGACGCGCATGCCCCGCTGCTGCGTGGTCAGCCACCGCTGGCCCCGGAATGCGGTGTGGAACTGGTCGAATTCGCGTCCCGCCGGCCCTTCCATCCCGATCGCCTGCACGATGCGCTCGACGTCCTGTTCGAGGGAGTTGTCACGGCGCGTGGGCGAGTCTGGCTGGCGACCCAGCCCGATGAGGTCGTCTGGCTGGAATCGGCCGGGGGCGGACTGCGTATCGGGGGTGCGGGCCGCTGGCTGGCGGCGATGACCGAGGCCGAACGCGCCGAGGTGGAGCCGGAACGGGCGGCGATGGCCGGATTGCGCTGGGACGACCGCTTCGGCGACCGCGACAACTCATTGGTCGTTCTCGTCCACACCGCCGATCCGGACGAAATCCGGGCGGCGCTGGAACAAGCCCTGGTCGACGACGCCGAACTGCGACTGGTGGAGCGGGCGCCTGGGCAGGTGGCCCGCTGGCCGGACCCTTTCGGTGAATGGCATACCGACCCCTGCGTGCCGGAGGAGCCGCATCCGGCCGCCACCGGCGAGGGCCGGGGCGGCGATACGGGCGAATCCGCCCGGAAGGAGAAGTGA
- the sucC gene encoding ADP-forming succinate--CoA ligase subunit beta — translation MDLFEYQAKELFVKHGVPSSEGRVTDTAEDARAIAAEIGKPVMIKSQVKVGGRGKAGGVKYAATPEDAFTHGQNILGLDIKGHITKKILVAEAKDIAEEYYISFLLDRTNRTYLAMCSVEGGMEIEEVAATKPDRLAKVTVDAVKGVDLAFARSIAEQGHLPADVLDAAAVTIQKLWEVFVNEDATLVEVNPLVRTPDNEILALDGKVTLDENAEFRHPDHAEFADKDATDPLELKAKENDLNYVKLDGQVGIIGNGAGLVMSTLDVVAYAGENHNGVKPANFLDIGGGASAEVMANGLDVILNDAQVKSVFVNVFGGITACDAVANGIVKALEILGDEANKPLVVRLDGNRVEEGRKILAEAAHPLVTLAKTMDEGADKAAELAAR, via the coding sequence ATGGATCTCTTCGAATATCAGGCGAAGGAGCTCTTCGTAAAGCACGGGGTGCCTTCGTCGGAAGGTCGCGTGACCGACACTGCCGAGGACGCCCGCGCCATCGCCGCGGAAATCGGCAAGCCGGTGATGATCAAATCCCAGGTGAAGGTCGGCGGCCGTGGCAAGGCCGGTGGCGTTAAGTACGCGGCCACCCCGGAGGATGCGTTCACCCACGGGCAGAACATCCTCGGCCTGGACATCAAGGGACACATCACCAAGAAGATCCTGGTCGCCGAGGCGAAGGACATCGCCGAGGAGTACTACATCTCCTTCCTGCTCGACCGCACCAACCGCACCTACCTGGCCATGTGCTCGGTCGAAGGCGGTATGGAGATCGAAGAGGTCGCCGCCACCAAACCCGACCGGCTCGCCAAGGTCACGGTCGACGCGGTCAAGGGTGTCGACCTCGCGTTCGCCCGCTCCATCGCCGAGCAGGGCCACCTGCCCGCCGATGTGCTGGACGCCGCCGCGGTCACCATCCAGAAGCTGTGGGAGGTCTTCGTCAACGAAGACGCCACCCTGGTCGAGGTCAACCCGCTGGTCCGCACCCCGGACAACGAGATCCTCGCCCTCGACGGCAAGGTAACCCTGGACGAGAACGCCGAGTTCCGGCACCCCGACCACGCGGAGTTCGCCGACAAGGACGCGACCGATCCGCTGGAGCTCAAGGCCAAAGAGAACGACCTCAACTACGTCAAGCTCGACGGTCAGGTCGGGATCATCGGCAACGGTGCCGGTCTGGTCATGTCGACCCTGGACGTCGTCGCCTACGCCGGCGAGAACCACAACGGCGTGAAGCCGGCCAACTTCCTCGATATCGGTGGCGGTGCCTCCGCGGAGGTCATGGCCAACGGTCTCGACGTGATCCTGAACGACGCTCAGGTCAAGAGCGTCTTCGTGAACGTGTTCGGCGGCATCACCGCCTGCGACGCGGTCGCCAACGGCATCGTCAAAGCCCTCGAGATCCTGGGCGACGAAGCGAACAAGCCGCTGGTGGTCCGCCTGGACGGGAACCGGGTGGAAGAGGGCCGCAAGATCCTCGCCGAGGCCGCGCACCCGCTGGTGACGCTGGCGAAGACCATGGACGAAGGCGCCGACAAGGCCGCCGAACTCGCGGCCCGCTGA
- the purH gene encoding bifunctional phosphoribosylaminoimidazolecarboxamide formyltransferase/IMP cyclohydrolase: MSERTPIRRALVSVYDKTGLVELATALHAAGVELVSTGSTAARIADAGVPVTKVEDLTGFPETLDGRVKTLHPRVHAGILADTRKTEHLDQLTELGIEAFQLVVVNLYPFSETVASGASPDECVEQIDIGGPSMVRAAAKNHPSVAVVVNTGDYDEVRKAVADGGFTLSERIALAAKAFQHTASYDVAVANWMATTLVEKTSEDAEFPSWIAAVWDRSAVLRYGENPHQRAALYTDGDGGRGLARAQQLHGKEMSYNNYTDADAARRAAYDHSAPAVAIIKHANPCGVATGEDIAEAHRKAHACDPVSAYGGVIATNREVSVAMAQQVAEIFTEVIVAPSYADGAVEVLQRKKNIRILIAESPAPSGAELRPVSGGLLVQDRDVIDAAGDDPANWTLAVGEPADAATLADLEFAWRACRAVKSNAILLAQDGASVGVGMGQVNRVDSVRLAVQRAGDRAAGSVAASDAYFPFPDGPQLLLEAGIRAIVQPGGSVRDQDTIDAARAAGVTMYFTGSRHFAH; this comes from the coding sequence GTGAGTGAACGTACGCCGATCCGCCGGGCGCTGGTGAGCGTCTACGACAAGACCGGGCTCGTGGAGCTGGCGACCGCACTGCACGCGGCCGGCGTGGAACTGGTATCCACCGGGTCCACGGCCGCGCGGATCGCCGACGCCGGCGTGCCGGTGACCAAGGTCGAGGACCTGACCGGGTTCCCGGAAACGTTGGACGGCCGGGTCAAAACGCTGCATCCGCGGGTCCACGCGGGCATCCTGGCCGATACCCGCAAGACCGAACACCTCGATCAGCTCACCGAATTGGGCATCGAGGCGTTCCAGCTGGTGGTGGTCAACCTCTATCCGTTCAGTGAGACCGTCGCCAGTGGTGCGAGCCCGGACGAATGCGTCGAGCAGATCGATATCGGCGGACCGTCGATGGTGCGGGCGGCGGCCAAGAACCATCCGTCGGTGGCCGTGGTGGTGAACACCGGAGACTACGATGAAGTGCGCAAGGCGGTGGCCGACGGCGGTTTCACGCTGTCGGAGCGTATCGCGCTGGCCGCCAAGGCCTTCCAGCACACCGCGAGTTATGACGTAGCGGTGGCGAACTGGATGGCGACGACGCTGGTCGAAAAAACTTCCGAAGACGCGGAATTCCCGTCTTGGATCGCGGCGGTCTGGGACCGGTCGGCCGTCTTGCGCTACGGCGAGAACCCGCATCAGCGGGCCGCCCTCTACACCGACGGCGACGGTGGTCGCGGGCTGGCGCGGGCACAGCAGTTGCACGGCAAGGAGATGTCGTACAACAACTACACCGATGCCGATGCCGCCCGGCGCGCCGCCTACGACCACAGCGCTCCCGCGGTCGCGATCATCAAGCACGCCAACCCCTGCGGTGTCGCCACGGGCGAGGACATCGCCGAGGCGCATCGTAAGGCGCACGCCTGCGACCCGGTCAGCGCCTACGGCGGCGTCATCGCGACCAACCGTGAGGTATCGGTCGCGATGGCCCAGCAGGTGGCCGAAATCTTCACCGAGGTGATCGTGGCGCCCTCTTACGCCGATGGTGCTGTGGAGGTGCTGCAGCGCAAGAAGAACATCCGGATCCTGATCGCCGAATCGCCCGCGCCGTCGGGCGCCGAGCTTCGCCCGGTGAGCGGCGGGCTGCTGGTGCAGGACCGTGATGTGATCGACGCCGCGGGTGACGATCCGGCGAACTGGACGCTCGCGGTCGGCGAACCCGCCGACGCGGCGACCCTCGCCGATCTGGAATTCGCTTGGCGTGCTTGCCGGGCGGTGAAATCCAACGCGATTCTACTGGCGCAGGACGGCGCCTCGGTGGGCGTGGGTATGGGGCAGGTCAACCGGGTCGATTCGGTGCGGCTCGCAGTCCAGCGGGCCGGTGATCGCGCGGCGGGTTCGGTCGCGGCTTCGGATGCGTACTTCCCGTTCCCGGACGGCCCGCAACTGCTGCTCGAGGCCGGTATCCGGGCCATCGTCCAGCCGGGCGGTTCGGTGCGTGATCAGGACACCATCGACGCCGCGCGAGCGGCCGGGGTGACCATGTACTTCACCGGGTCCCGGCACTTCGCCCACTGA
- the rpsN gene encoding 30S ribosomal protein S14, whose protein sequence is MAKKSKIARDEQRRVIVARYAERRAELKETIRKPTTPEDERLAAQAALRRLPRDASPVRLRNRDTADGRPRGYLRKFGLSRVRVRAMAHRGELPGVRKSSW, encoded by the coding sequence ATGGCCAAGAAATCCAAGATCGCCCGAGATGAGCAGCGCCGCGTGATCGTCGCCCGATACGCCGAGCGCCGGGCCGAACTCAAAGAAACGATCCGGAAACCGACCACTCCGGAGGACGAGCGCCTGGCCGCACAGGCCGCCCTGCGCCGACTGCCCCGGGACGCCAGTCCGGTACGATTGCGCAATCGGGACACTGCCGACGGGCGACCACGCGGTTATCTCCGCAAATTCGGCCTTTCGCGTGTGCGTGTGCGTGCGATGGCACATCGAGGAGAATTGCCCGGTGTGCGCAAATCGAGCTGGTAA
- a CDS encoding DUF5336 domain-containing protein yields the protein MSYPTGGSGYNAPVPPSVPPTPGPQAAGGATTEAGGKGLPFFLTIGVAAVGVIAFLLGFLSYVGADTDMDLPSSADTSLNLFEYQEATIGGLLLIAALLAGLSLLPKQNWVGAAAAVAAGTFITILFQLFSLPEGAKAEIGLYLILVLALVQTGLAVAVVLFDTGILTPPAARPAATAGFPGGQQGYGQQQYQGQQGYGQQQGYGQQYSSGQQQQPGYGQQQQAYGQQPAYGQQQQQQQAYGQQPQQSPYAGGQQQPSPYGQQPQQQAYGQPQQQPGQPAAQPFGGEQPADPAADATRAFRQSDDQK from the coding sequence ATGTCATACCCGACCGGGGGCTCCGGGTACAACGCACCCGTTCCGCCCTCCGTTCCGCCCACTCCCGGCCCGCAGGCGGCCGGCGGTGCGACCACTGAGGCCGGCGGGAAAGGACTGCCGTTCTTCCTGACCATCGGTGTCGCCGCGGTGGGCGTGATCGCTTTCCTGCTCGGCTTCCTGTCCTATGTGGGCGCCGATACCGATATGGATCTGCCGTCGTCGGCGGATACCAGCCTGAATCTGTTCGAGTACCAGGAAGCGACGATCGGCGGACTGCTGTTGATCGCCGCGTTGCTCGCGGGGCTTTCGCTGCTGCCGAAGCAGAACTGGGTCGGCGCGGCGGCGGCGGTCGCGGCCGGAACCTTCATCACCATTCTGTTCCAGCTGTTCAGCCTGCCCGAGGGCGCCAAGGCCGAGATCGGGCTCTACCTGATCCTGGTTCTCGCGCTGGTGCAGACGGGCCTGGCGGTGGCGGTCGTCCTCTTCGATACCGGAATCCTCACCCCGCCGGCCGCTCGTCCGGCCGCGACAGCCGGATTCCCGGGCGGCCAGCAGGGTTACGGCCAGCAGCAATACCAGGGCCAGCAGGGTTACGGCCAGCAGCAGGGTTACGGCCAGCAGTACAGCAGCGGGCAGCAGCAGCAGCCGGGTTACGGTCAGCAGCAGCAGGCCTATGGTCAGCAGCCGGCCTACGGCCAGCAGCAACAGCAGCAGCAGGCGTACGGCCAGCAGCCGCAGCAGTCGCCGTATGCCGGTGGCCAGCAGCAGCCCTCGCCTTACGGTCAGCAGCCGCAGCAGCAGGCCTATGGTCAGCCGCAGCAGCAGCCGGGTCAGCCGGCGGCCCAGCCGTTCGGTGGCGAGCAGCCCGCCGACCCGGCCGCCGACGCCACCCGCGCGTTCCGGCAGTCCGACGACCAGAAGTGA